One window of Gemmatimonadaceae bacterium genomic DNA carries:
- the dnaN gene encoding DNA polymerase III subunit beta, with protein sequence MRFTISREKLQEGLNAVTASIPSKTTLPVLANILVETTDRGIKLSGTDLDIAVSTEVAADVEVSGAVTIPAKKLSEIAKELPPAPVRIAAIGEQRITLECGRSRFKLLGLPRDEFPTFPLVKFDESWRIKSGDLQKLISHTAFAVSTEESRPILNGVLWELRPDRMSMVATNGHRLAKMDVPIASDSAPSNDLIVPPKALEQVRRLFPAEEELEIGRGENHIGFRSPFTAVYTRLIEGPYPNYEQVIPKDNDRIAVVDKVALVSALRRMSVVASDQTHRIRLSFNSGMLKFSVQTPDLGEAQDELPVRYTGDQLDIGFNASYLLEILRYIPTDDVRITLKAPERAATLEPEGWSDPASYFCLVMPLRLVD encoded by the coding sequence ATGCGTTTTACAATCTCTCGAGAGAAGCTTCAGGAAGGCCTGAATGCCGTTACTGCGAGCATCCCGAGCAAAACAACGTTACCTGTTCTGGCCAATATCCTGGTTGAGACGACAGACCGAGGTATTAAGCTGTCGGGGACGGATCTGGACATTGCAGTCAGTACGGAGGTCGCTGCAGACGTAGAGGTGTCGGGCGCGGTAACAATTCCAGCCAAGAAACTTTCGGAGATTGCCAAGGAATTGCCGCCCGCTCCGGTTAGGATTGCAGCGATCGGGGAACAACGGATTACTCTGGAGTGCGGACGTTCTCGGTTTAAGTTGCTTGGTTTGCCTCGGGATGAGTTTCCGACGTTTCCTTTGGTCAAGTTCGACGAGAGCTGGCGAATCAAGTCAGGAGATTTGCAGAAGCTTATTTCTCATACGGCCTTTGCTGTATCAACAGAGGAAAGCAGGCCGATTCTCAATGGGGTTTTATGGGAGCTTCGGCCTGACCGTATGAGCATGGTAGCAACAAATGGCCATCGGCTGGCTAAGATGGATGTTCCGATTGCTTCGGACTCGGCCCCATCCAACGATCTTATTGTTCCGCCAAAAGCGTTGGAGCAGGTTCGTAGACTTTTTCCAGCCGAAGAGGAACTGGAAATCGGACGCGGCGAAAATCATATTGGATTCCGTTCTCCTTTTACCGCCGTCTATACCCGATTGATTGAAGGGCCGTATCCGAACTATGAGCAGGTAATCCCAAAGGATAATGATAGAATTGCGGTGGTTGATAAGGTGGCACTGGTAAGTGCGCTGAGGCGGATGTCTGTTGTTGCGTCCGACCAGACTCACAGAATTCGTCTCTCCTTTAACTCGGGGATGCTGAAGTTCAGTGTTCAGACGCCAGATTTGGGTGAAGCCCAGGATGAGTTGCCAGTTCGGTACACTGGTGATCAGCTGGATATCGGTTTTAATGCAAGCTATCTGCTGGAAATCCTGCGGTATATCCCGACGGATGATGTGCGTATTACCCTGAAGGCACCTGAGCGTGCTGCGACACTCGAGCCCGAAGGGTGGTCCGATCCAGCTTCGTATTTCTGCCTCGTAATGCCACTCAGGCTTGTTGACTGA
- the dnaA gene encoding chromosomal replication initiator protein DnaA, protein MSLTPAETWKRLLDRARQDIPEQTFRTWLEPTEALSIDGNIISVGVPDQFAADWNESKHAELFSAYAPIALGHPIKVIFRVHEERKKRSQMDFFVAPPPSTNATVKAQHGASAAQLSERYTFDHFVIGKSNELAAAAAHAVAQAPGKVYNPLFIYGNTGLGKTHLMQAIAHDILERSPQTRITFVGTEQFTNELVSAIQTRTNAGFRRQYRETDLLLLDDVHFLKGKEATQEEFFHTFNALYEAGRQIVLTSDRAPSEIAGLEGRLISRFQWGMVADIELPDFEHRVAILKQKAHLDHLEHTIPDDVIRFIAENVRSSVRELEGSIIKLLAYASLKHRDISLDVAREALRDKLRGSENTIQAGQLVLSILTIQQIIAREWGVTPDGLRSKTRTKTLTLPRQIAMFLARELLGTQLIEIGHAFGGRDHSTVIHSIDKIAKATAADPVLKGRVDKARSMLESLRA, encoded by the coding sequence ATGTCACTCACTCCCGCTGAAACTTGGAAGCGCCTTCTCGACCGGGCTCGCCAAGACATTCCTGAACAGACTTTCCGCACTTGGCTCGAGCCAACCGAAGCACTCAGCATTGATGGCAACATCATTTCAGTGGGGGTTCCAGATCAATTTGCCGCCGACTGGAACGAATCCAAACATGCTGAGCTCTTCTCCGCCTATGCGCCGATTGCCCTTGGACATCCGATCAAAGTCATATTTCGCGTTCATGAAGAGCGGAAAAAACGATCTCAGATGGATTTTTTTGTAGCACCACCTCCCAGCACTAACGCAACAGTAAAAGCCCAGCATGGTGCCAGTGCCGCACAGTTAAGCGAACGATACACATTTGACCACTTTGTCATAGGAAAGTCAAATGAGCTCGCTGCGGCTGCTGCTCATGCTGTCGCCCAGGCTCCAGGAAAGGTCTACAACCCCTTGTTCATCTATGGTAACACCGGGTTGGGCAAAACTCATCTTATGCAGGCAATTGCCCACGATATTCTTGAAAGAAGCCCACAAACTCGAATCACTTTTGTCGGAACCGAGCAATTCACAAATGAGCTCGTCTCAGCGATTCAGACCAGGACTAATGCGGGTTTCAGGCGCCAATATCGAGAGACCGACCTACTGCTGTTGGATGATGTCCATTTTCTAAAAGGCAAGGAAGCAACTCAGGAGGAGTTCTTCCACACTTTTAATGCCCTTTACGAAGCAGGAAGACAGATCGTACTCACAAGCGACAGAGCACCCTCCGAAATCGCCGGTCTTGAAGGGCGATTAATTAGCCGTTTCCAGTGGGGAATGGTCGCTGATATCGAACTGCCTGACTTTGAGCATCGCGTCGCAATTCTAAAACAGAAAGCACATCTCGACCACCTCGAACATACAATACCCGATGACGTCATTCGGTTTATCGCAGAAAACGTACGCTCAAGCGTTAGAGAACTCGAAGGGTCCATCATCAAGCTCCTCGCCTATGCTTCACTCAAGCATAGGGATATATCTCTTGACGTCGCACGCGAGGCTCTACGTGATAAGCTTCGCGGAAGTGAAAATACAATTCAGGCTGGCCAGCTCGTACTCTCCATATTAACCATTCAACAAATCATCGCTCGTGAGTGGGGAGTAACTCCTGATGGCTTACGTTCCAAGACTCGTACAAAGACCCTTACCCTGCCTCGCCAGATTGCCATGTTCCTCGCGCGCGAGCTCCTTGGCACCCAATTAATCGAAATCGGGCATGCTTTTGGAGGCCGAGATCACTCGACCGTCATACACAGTATTGACAAGATTGCTAAGGCAACCGCTGCTGATCCCGTGTTAAAAGGCCGCGTTGATAAAGCCAGGTCCATGTTGGAATCACTGCGCGCTTGA
- a CDS encoding helix-turn-helix domain-containing protein, with amino-acid sequence MSRESKPLSKLMPVSTILTPGERQRVDAAAEGLYSALHRESFDEVMADLRERRAGAVLISIACYGLQSSARMAAMVREFPRIPAMALLTETQYSTPQNLLDLGQLGVRILIDARHPSGWQMLREILAAEKSSDLQRTALGQLSADLSGAPSDCWRFFELLFSHTPQIHTIRQLSRQLHILPSTLMSRFFRAKLPPPKRYLALARLIRAAKLFENPGLSVASVANYLDYSSPQSFGRHVRTIMKMSPVAFRESYDGAGMLQYFRSEVILPYAGVLRSFRPAATSPGWITRQRNYEQNNTGSTTK; translated from the coding sequence ATGTCGCGCGAATCGAAACCATTGTCCAAGCTGATGCCGGTATCGACTATCCTCACTCCAGGCGAGCGACAACGCGTGGACGCAGCAGCTGAGGGACTGTATTCGGCTCTTCATCGCGAATCGTTCGATGAAGTCATGGCGGATCTGAGGGAGCGAAGAGCAGGAGCTGTTCTGATCTCGATTGCCTGCTATGGGTTACAGAGCAGCGCAAGAATGGCAGCCATGGTGCGCGAGTTTCCACGTATTCCGGCGATGGCGCTGTTGACTGAAACCCAGTATTCGACGCCACAGAACCTTCTGGATCTTGGACAGCTGGGGGTGCGTATCCTGATTGATGCCCGCCATCCCTCCGGGTGGCAAATGCTTCGTGAGATACTTGCGGCTGAAAAGTCGAGTGATCTTCAACGTACAGCGCTCGGACAGTTGAGCGCTGATCTCTCTGGAGCGCCGAGTGACTGCTGGAGGTTCTTCGAGTTGCTTTTCAGCCACACTCCACAGATTCATACGATTCGGCAACTTTCCCGTCAGCTGCATATTCTACCGAGTACTTTGATGAGTCGATTCTTTCGGGCGAAGCTTCCTCCTCCGAAGAGATATCTGGCGTTGGCGCGTCTGATTCGAGCCGCGAAACTGTTCGAGAACCCTGGTCTCTCTGTGGCTAGTGTCGCGAACTATCTCGATTACTCTTCACCCCAGAGCTTCGGACGCCACGTACGAACCATTATGAAGATGTCACCGGTGGCATTCCGGGAGTCCTACGATGGCGCGGGGATGCTTCAGTATTTTCGAAGTGAAGTGATTCTGCCCTATGCCGGCGTTCTTCGGTCCTTTCGGCCGGCAGCCACCTCGCCCGGCTGGATTACACGCCAGCGAAATTATGAGCAAAACAATACTGGATCAACGACCAAGTGA
- the mnmE gene encoding tRNA uridine-5-carboxymethylaminomethyl(34) synthesis GTPase MnmE: MTVDPELAGSLTGGRDTIVALATPPGRGAISIVRMSGPDALRIAERVIDPWPLEPRRVTLCRVSDADQGQVLDQALITAFIGPDSFTGENLVEISGHGGHYVPALLVETLISCGARPALAGEFTRRAVLNGKLDMTQAEAIGDLVDARSQAMHRAALGQLDGGLSRRIAVIRSNLISVESLIAYDIDFPEEDDGPISRNRIGMDVEVLLTSLDVLLATVPVGEMIREGAIVVIAGRPNVGKSSLFNALLGQSRAIVTDTPGTTRDAIESFLETKKWPLRLVDTAGLRETINTVERIGIEVSERYLSRANAVLACGDSDESLSATLEALEGRTESPIIRVKTKGDLGRRTASGQLLSSTADVTVSAETGEGLASLMALVDGVLSSKVGAVIADVPILTRSRHIQAIRQARAEVASFGEAWQNEMLPAPVAAVHLRAAATALETLIGAVSADDVLDRVFSSFCVGK, translated from the coding sequence ATGACGGTCGACCCTGAGCTGGCGGGGAGCCTCACCGGCGGGCGGGATACAATCGTCGCCCTCGCCACGCCACCTGGGCGAGGAGCGATCTCGATCGTGCGAATGAGCGGGCCTGATGCTCTCCGAATTGCGGAACGAGTGATAGATCCATGGCCGCTGGAGCCGCGCCGGGTTACGCTTTGCAGAGTCTCCGATGCTGATCAGGGACAGGTGCTCGATCAGGCCCTGATCACGGCGTTCATCGGGCCTGATTCCTTCACCGGGGAAAACCTGGTGGAAATATCGGGGCACGGTGGCCACTACGTACCAGCGTTGTTGGTGGAGACACTTATCTCATGTGGGGCCAGGCCGGCATTGGCAGGCGAGTTTACTCGTCGTGCCGTATTGAACGGCAAGCTGGACATGACGCAGGCGGAGGCTATCGGGGATCTGGTGGACGCCAGATCGCAGGCAATGCATCGCGCCGCATTAGGACAGCTTGACGGAGGATTATCCCGTCGGATTGCGGTTATACGAAGCAATCTCATATCCGTCGAGTCATTGATTGCCTACGATATCGATTTTCCTGAAGAGGATGATGGACCAATCTCCCGCAACAGGATTGGAATGGATGTAGAAGTCCTGCTCACCTCCCTCGACGTCCTGCTAGCAACGGTGCCCGTGGGGGAAATGATCCGTGAGGGGGCGATTGTGGTGATCGCTGGCAGGCCGAATGTCGGGAAATCGTCGCTCTTCAATGCGCTCTTGGGCCAATCGCGTGCGATTGTGACAGATACTCCCGGCACGACTCGCGATGCAATAGAAAGCTTTCTCGAGACGAAGAAGTGGCCTCTTCGTCTCGTTGATACGGCCGGATTGCGTGAGACCATAAACACGGTCGAGCGCATCGGCATCGAAGTGAGCGAGCGATATTTGAGCAGGGCGAATGCAGTACTTGCCTGCGGCGACAGTGATGAATCGCTGTCGGCAACGCTCGAAGCGCTCGAGGGCAGGACAGAATCTCCGATCATCAGGGTGAAAACGAAGGGTGATCTTGGGAGGAGAACTGCCAGCGGACAATTATTATCGTCCACGGCCGACGTTACTGTCAGCGCGGAAACCGGTGAAGGGCTCGCTAGTCTGATGGCCCTGGTGGATGGCGTTCTTTCTTCAAAGGTCGGTGCGGTCATCGCTGACGTTCCGATACTTACGAGAAGCCGTCATATTCAGGCGATACGGCAGGCACGCGCTGAGGTCGCGTCCTTCGGGGAGGCATGGCAGAACGAGATGCTGCCGGCCCCGGTTGCGGCTGTTCATCTACGGGCGGCCGCCACAGCTCTCGAGACACTCATCGGTGCGGTCAGTGCCGATGATGTACTAGACCGCGTGTTCAGCTCATTCTGTGTGGGGAAGTAG
- a CDS encoding MBL fold metallo-hydrolase: protein MRITYIGHATLLIEIGGKTFLTDPNFDPALGKLLPRVSAPGILLQNLPPIDAVFITHAHADHLSFKSLDGLQDGVPVFSPPVIARWLSRRGYRNVVGINPGETINTGDVGVSAASATHKGYRYGIDRWRGAANMYLFDTNAVSCFFAGDTGLTPDSTKMIDERLVPHGRKLDMALLPIGHAPWWKPGFRKGHLTSADALTLFDRLEARYLIPYHWGTFDHVTSRAHDAIERLREQLPGHARQADVRILEPGMSFELHSEPG, encoded by the coding sequence GTGCGAATTACTTACATTGGTCACGCAACGCTACTAATTGAGATCGGTGGAAAGACATTTCTCACCGACCCCAACTTCGATCCAGCTCTGGGCAAGTTGCTACCCAGGGTAAGCGCGCCTGGTATTCTGCTTCAGAATCTTCCGCCAATCGACGCGGTATTCATTACACATGCACACGCCGACCATCTATCATTCAAATCCCTTGATGGTCTTCAGGACGGCGTGCCAGTGTTCTCTCCGCCAGTGATTGCCAGGTGGCTCAGCCGACGCGGCTACCGGAATGTTGTCGGGATCAATCCGGGTGAAACGATTAATACCGGGGACGTGGGTGTTTCCGCTGCATCGGCTACTCACAAGGGCTACCGTTATGGAATCGATCGGTGGCGCGGCGCGGCGAATATGTATCTATTTGATACTAACGCTGTCTCTTGCTTTTTCGCTGGCGATACTGGGCTCACGCCGGACAGCACGAAGATGATAGACGAGCGCCTCGTGCCCCACGGAAGGAAGCTCGACATGGCGCTCCTTCCCATAGGGCACGCGCCGTGGTGGAAACCGGGATTCCGGAAGGGGCATCTCACCAGTGCGGACGCCCTCACTCTGTTCGACCGGCTGGAGGCGAGGTATCTGATTCCCTATCACTGGGGTACGTTCGATCATGTCACGTCCAGGGCGCACGATGCAATCGAGCGCCTGAGAGAACAACTTCCGGGACACGCCAGGCAAGCCGATGTCCGGATTCTCGAACCAGGAATGTCTTTCGAGTTGCACTCAGAGCCAGGATGA
- the yidC gene encoding membrane protein insertase YidC, giving the protein MDKRLSIALLLTAIIVAVTPVLFPTSRRPPPATSAVTPTRNAEPATPERSLPVTSPTVPFVVGSVIDTSVTSPSMQPVVPPRSEVTTVLTATTEYQFTNVGAAPVSAVFREYKNLGPAKGPVDLRIPGRPLLRYSLVSKGDTVPLYATAFKLLSSQGSGGNKVLTYRASVNGLGVVVSYEIAPDKYSIAINGRIEGAAGSTYLLVDLPSSLPTTEADTLSDLRTLSYSFKPSRDHARGVPFSKLDPGEKRLEAGPLTWAAVRNKYFVIGLVNPEGSAFEEMTLTGGVRTSKIATTASATAVKAVKGGAFAFDMYIGPQQSTQLLAMGRDFDNVNPYGWSALQPVVNPIAALCIKLLLWMHKHLNLSYGWVLVIFGVVIRVALWPLNQSAMRSSMKMQEIQPRLAEVQKKYKDKPERQREEMMKTYKEAGASPFTALSGCLPMLIPMPVLFALFFVFQNTIEFRGVPFLWLTDISIKDPIYILPVLMGISMYLLSWIGLRNAPPNPQAKMMSYMFPVMMTFVLANMASGLNLYYTAQNIAALPQQWMLARERQKARRTG; this is encoded by the coding sequence ATGGACAAAAGACTCTCAATCGCCCTGCTTCTTACCGCCATAATCGTGGCGGTCACTCCGGTTCTATTTCCAACGTCTCGTCGCCCACCACCGGCGACCAGTGCTGTTACTCCGACACGGAACGCTGAACCGGCAACACCAGAACGCTCTCTGCCAGTCACCAGCCCGACGGTTCCCTTCGTAGTGGGCTCGGTGATTGATACGAGCGTCACCTCCCCTTCGATGCAGCCGGTGGTGCCGCCGCGGTCGGAAGTCACGACAGTGTTGACGGCGACAACTGAATATCAGTTTACGAATGTTGGCGCTGCGCCTGTGTCGGCAGTCTTTCGCGAGTATAAGAATCTCGGCCCGGCAAAAGGACCTGTCGATCTCAGGATTCCTGGGCGCCCGCTTCTCCGGTATTCCCTAGTATCGAAAGGAGACACGGTCCCGCTCTATGCGACTGCCTTTAAGCTCTTGAGCTCACAGGGCTCCGGCGGGAACAAGGTCCTGACCTATAGAGCTTCTGTAAATGGCCTGGGTGTCGTCGTCTCCTACGAGATAGCTCCTGACAAGTACTCCATAGCCATCAACGGGAGGATTGAGGGCGCAGCCGGGTCCACCTATCTGTTGGTGGATCTTCCGTCGAGTCTCCCGACGACGGAAGCGGACACCCTTAGCGACCTTCGTACGTTGTCCTATTCGTTTAAGCCGTCTCGTGATCATGCTCGAGGGGTTCCATTCAGTAAGCTGGATCCGGGGGAGAAAAGGCTGGAAGCAGGCCCTCTTACCTGGGCGGCAGTACGCAACAAGTACTTCGTCATCGGGCTGGTTAATCCTGAGGGCAGCGCGTTTGAAGAAATGACGCTCACTGGTGGTGTGCGCACGTCGAAGATTGCCACAACCGCTTCGGCCACCGCGGTCAAGGCGGTGAAAGGCGGCGCTTTCGCTTTCGACATGTACATCGGACCTCAACAGTCCACGCAGCTGCTTGCGATGGGGCGGGATTTCGATAACGTGAACCCCTATGGATGGAGCGCTCTTCAGCCAGTCGTAAACCCGATCGCGGCGCTCTGTATCAAGCTGTTGCTCTGGATGCACAAGCACCTGAATCTAAGCTATGGATGGGTCCTCGTAATCTTCGGAGTAGTCATCCGAGTAGCGCTATGGCCGCTCAATCAGAGTGCCATGCGATCGAGCATGAAAATGCAGGAAATTCAGCCACGGCTTGCTGAAGTTCAGAAGAAGTACAAGGACAAGCCGGAAAGGCAGCGCGAAGAAATGATGAAGACCTACAAAGAAGCGGGTGCAAGCCCATTCACGGCATTGTCCGGTTGTCTCCCGATGCTGATACCAATGCCGGTCTTGTTCGCGCTCTTCTTTGTATTTCAGAATACGATCGAATTCCGCGGTGTTCCGTTTCTGTGGCTGACGGACATCTCCATTAAGGATCCGATCTACATCCTTCCGGTCCTCATGGGCATCTCGATGTATCTGCTTTCGTGGATCGGACTGAGAAATGCACCGCCGAACCCCCAGGCAAAAATGATGAGCTACATGTTCCCCGTGATGATGACGTTTGTCCTCGCGAACATGGCCTCGGGGCTCAATCTCTACTACACGGCGCAGAATATCGCAGCGTTGCCACAGCAGTGGATGCTGGCAAGGGAGCGGCAGAAGGCGCGCCGCACGGGATAG
- a CDS encoding serine/threonine-protein kinase, whose product MIGSKIAGYTIQGEVGEGGTSAVYRAQHPINGTVALKVLREKLRHDRTAVARFVREAQYGTRVRHPNVVRTIEIGESETGLHFLAIEWAGGELLEKYAKQHAPLSCEETAIIITQIGAAVHASHAARIVHRDLKPENVMYDPETQQVKLLDFGIATDVQAAADERLTRAGFFVGSLMYIAPEALSGELVTPAADQYSLATIAYYLLTRALPYTAKAPREMFTQLLTLPPIPLNAAKERLKFQLALEKVVMKALSKEPANRYPDVMAFTAAFQEAVSSPASKQAELVEAEGGGMLARMRGILRRNP is encoded by the coding sequence TTGATCGGCTCAAAGATAGCCGGCTACACCATACAGGGTGAGGTTGGGGAGGGCGGTACATCGGCAGTGTACAGGGCCCAGCACCCTATCAATGGTACCGTCGCCCTCAAGGTGCTCAGAGAAAAGCTTCGCCATGACCGAACTGCCGTTGCCCGTTTCGTGCGGGAGGCGCAGTACGGAACCCGTGTACGGCACCCTAACGTCGTGCGCACAATCGAGATTGGCGAGTCCGAGACGGGCCTGCATTTTCTCGCCATCGAGTGGGCAGGTGGTGAGCTTCTCGAGAAGTACGCAAAGCAGCACGCCCCGCTGTCTTGTGAGGAAACCGCGATAATCATCACACAGATCGGTGCTGCTGTACACGCTTCACACGCAGCGAGAATTGTCCATAGAGATCTGAAACCCGAAAATGTGATGTATGATCCCGAGACCCAGCAAGTCAAGTTGCTCGACTTCGGGATTGCCACAGATGTCCAGGCGGCCGCCGATGAAAGGCTCACTCGGGCCGGTTTCTTCGTCGGATCGCTCATGTACATCGCGCCGGAGGCACTTTCCGGTGAGCTGGTAACCCCTGCGGCAGATCAATACAGCCTCGCTACTATCGCCTACTACCTTCTCACACGGGCATTGCCATACACGGCCAAGGCGCCTCGGGAGATGTTCACTCAGTTGTTAACCCTTCCGCCAATCCCCCTCAACGCAGCGAAAGAAAGACTCAAGTTCCAGCTGGCTCTCGAGAAGGTCGTTATGAAGGCGCTTTCCAAAGAGCCGGCGAACCGCTATCCGGACGTCATGGCTTTCACTGCGGCCTTTCAGGAGGCCGTATCAAGCCCGGCTTCGAAACAAGCTGAACTGGTTGAAGCCGAAGGCGGCGGAATGTTAGCCAGGATGCGCGGAATCCTTCGCCGTAACCCCTGA
- the rpmH gene encoding 50S ribosomal protein L34: MGKPTYRPRNKRRVRTHGFRERMSTRWGREVLSRRRKKGRKQLSVRLPSKYAGA, from the coding sequence ATGGGCAAGCCAACCTACCGTCCTCGAAATAAGCGTCGTGTTCGTACGCACGGGTTTCGGGAGAGAATGTCAACCCGGTGGGGTCGCGAGGTATTGAGCCGCCGTCGGAAGAAGGGGAGAAAGCAGCTGAGCGTAAGGTTGCCGAGCAAGTACGCCGGCGCGTAA
- the yidD gene encoding membrane protein insertion efficiency factor YidD translates to MRTALVLFIRGYQLWISPLFPAACRYYPTCSSYAIEAIEKHGTVSGGWLAIRRIARCHPFRLGGYDPVP, encoded by the coding sequence ATGAGAACCGCGCTGGTGCTGTTCATACGCGGCTATCAGCTGTGGATCTCTCCACTGTTTCCGGCTGCATGCCGCTATTATCCAACCTGCTCATCGTATGCGATTGAAGCAATCGAGAAGCATGGTACAGTTTCAGGTGGCTGGCTGGCGATCCGTCGGATCGCGCGATGTCACCCCTTCCGGCTGGGTGGTTACGACCCGGTCCCGTAA
- a CDS encoding HAMP domain-containing sensor histidine kinase, whose protein sequence is MQPLVYLFVAAIVIGLVFLLQHERHQAARLVERSRELERLSSELLRANRMKNDFLANVSHELRTPLNAIVGFVDLLREGVYGELSPRQAKPVERIEASANHLRHLVDQILDLAKMAAGRLDVHTESFDIRPFILDVASEVESLLNEKNLSLSLVMGGALPRIRSDPTHVRQILVNLIGNAIKYMDTGSIVVKTRVFPGKSGLDEGLPQVVAMAHDGAISWLAIQVIDSGIGIAITDQERVFEEFEQVEAGPRTDSPRRGTGLGLTISRRLARLLGGDLLVASEPGKGSTFTLWLPVNESESGVTAKDSAHPG, encoded by the coding sequence ATGCAACCGCTCGTTTATCTGTTTGTCGCCGCTATCGTGATCGGACTCGTGTTTCTTCTGCAACATGAGCGTCATCAGGCTGCACGTCTAGTCGAGCGCTCGAGAGAGCTGGAGCGGCTTTCCTCCGAGCTCCTTCGTGCCAATCGCATGAAGAACGATTTTCTCGCCAATGTATCGCATGAACTGCGTACTCCGCTTAATGCCATTGTCGGCTTTGTAGATCTCTTGCGAGAGGGGGTCTACGGAGAGCTAAGTCCAAGGCAGGCAAAGCCGGTCGAGCGGATTGAAGCATCTGCGAATCATTTGCGTCACCTTGTCGATCAGATTCTTGACTTGGCGAAGATGGCTGCGGGCAGACTGGACGTGCATACGGAATCCTTTGACATTCGACCATTCATCCTCGACGTGGCAAGCGAGGTGGAGTCTCTTCTCAACGAGAAGAACCTGAGCCTTTCCCTGGTCATGGGTGGAGCACTGCCGAGGATTCGAAGCGATCCTACGCACGTACGGCAAATTCTCGTGAACCTAATCGGGAACGCCATCAAATACATGGATACTGGATCGATAGTGGTAAAGACCCGTGTCTTTCCGGGTAAAAGCGGGCTTGACGAGGGACTGCCGCAGGTGGTTGCGATGGCACACGATGGGGCGATCTCCTGGCTTGCCATTCAGGTAATCGATTCGGGAATCGGAATCGCGATAACCGATCAGGAACGAGTTTTCGAAGAGTTCGAGCAGGTAGAAGCAGGCCCGCGAACTGATTCACCCCGTCGGGGAACCGGGCTTGGCTTGACTATCTCGAGACGTCTTGCGCGACTTCTGGGAGGGGACCTTCTGGTGGCAAGCGAACCTGGAAAAGGATCGACGTTTACGCTATGGCTTCCTGTTAACGAATCTGAATCAGGGGTTACGGCGAAGGATTCCGCGCATCCTGGCTAA
- the pyrE gene encoding orotate phosphoribosyltransferase has translation MSNLDTLRQLLVARSVKTGSFTLASGKSSNVYIDAQLTTLSPEGMVLIGSVGLSRIEAQGWRPDSIGGLTMGADPIAFAIARTSADRSNPLRAFTVRKEPKSHGTSNLIEGPFRPADSVVIIEDVITTGTSAIQAIGAIENAGGKVLGVLALVDREDGGREAVRARGYDVISLTTITELIN, from the coding sequence ATGAGCAACTTAGACACGCTTAGGCAGCTTCTTGTGGCACGCTCAGTAAAAACCGGAAGTTTTACTCTTGCTTCCGGAAAGTCTTCCAACGTTTACATAGATGCCCAGCTCACAACGCTCAGCCCAGAGGGAATGGTCCTGATAGGATCCGTCGGGCTTTCCCGTATTGAGGCGCAAGGATGGAGACCGGATTCAATCGGTGGGCTGACCATGGGAGCTGACCCGATTGCATTTGCAATCGCCCGTACAAGTGCTGACCGATCTAATCCGTTGAGAGCATTCACGGTCCGAAAGGAGCCGAAGTCCCACGGCACCAGTAACCTCATTGAAGGACCGTTCAGACCAGCCGACAGCGTCGTCATCATCGAGGACGTCATCACAACCGGCACATCAGCTATCCAGGCAATCGGTGCGATCGAGAATGCCGGGGGAAAGGTTCTTGGCGTTCTCGCACTTGTAGATCGCGAAGATGGCGGACGAGAAGCAGTTCGAGCGAGAGGATACGACGTTATATCGCTCACAACAATTACCGAGCTTATCAATTGA